Below is a genomic region from Isosphaeraceae bacterium EP7.
TCGCAGCCGACCGCATCATCCTCGCCGTGCCGTTCGACCGCATCCTCGGCTTGCTGGACGACCCTCTCCGCGGCCGTCTTCCCTCGCTCGACGGGGTCGATCGACTCGAATCCTCACCAATCACCGGGATCCATCTCTGGTTCGACCACGGCGTCTTCCCTCTGAATCATGCAACCCTCCCGGGCGGCCTGGTCCACTGGGTCTTCAACCACTCATCGGACCGTCAGGACGAAGCCGAGGGCCAGTACCTCCAGCTCGTCATCAGCGCCTCATATGATCTCGTCCCTCTGAGCAACGACGCCATCCTCGACCTCGCGCTCGCCGATCTATCCGTTCATTGGCCCGGAATCCGCAGGGAAGGTCTCCGCCGCTGGCGGGTCGTCACCGAGCACGGCGCCACCTTCGCAGTCCGGCCGGGCGTCGACTCCTTCCGCCCCGACCAGCGTACCGAAGTGGCGGGACTCTACCTTGCCGGCGACTGGACCAGGACGGGATGGCCCGCCACGATGGAAGGGGCCGTGCGCAGCGGCTACCTCGCGGCCGAAGCGGTCCTCACCGACCTCGGTACGCCCGAGCACCTCGTCCGGCCCGATCTCCCCGCCTCGTGGCTCAGCCGCCTGCTCATCCCAGGCCTCACGCCCAATTCGCCGGCCGCACCGGGGCCAGGCTCTGCACGCGGCCCGACCGGCCGAGCCACAAACGACCCATGACGCCAATGCATGCCGAGTTATCTTGGAATCCCCGCGTCGAATCAGGGGAGCCTGCGGATCGTCACGAACGATCGGCGCCCGCCTTCAGAATCGCCGTGGCCGTTCGACGAACTCATCGAAACGCGCGTGGGATAGGCCGAACATCAACGCGGCTCCCGCCCCGTACCATAGGCTCCCCAGGACGCTGGCGAAGATGAGCTCGCCGAAATCTCGCCGATAAGTAAAAGCCGATCCGTTCCACATCTGAGTGTATTCCGTGGGCGTCAGCAGGGCCAACGCAACCAGGAACGGCCCGAATCCGGCGAAGAGTTCCATGCGCTCGTTCCTCATCATCGGGACGATGCAAAACAGGTAAGCCCCGTTCAGGAAGATCATCGTCCCGACCGTCGCCGCCAGGGCCCTGGCCGATGACTTCATCGTCAGCGAGAAGTAGACGCCGAGCGTCACCGCGAACGCGGTGAAGAGGCACAACTCCAGGAACGCGACGGCGGCCCCGAATGGGTGCACGGAGCCTACGGCCAGGCCGATGGCCCAGTAGACCATCATGAGCAGGGGGATCGGGAGGAGGCTCCAGATCGAACCCACGAGCTTGGCCCTCAGAACCTCGTGCGGATCGAGCGTCGAGGCCATCAGGCTGATCCACGTGTCGCCCTCGCGCTCCGACGTGATCGAGGCTGACGCGGCCGCCGCCACGGCCAGCAGCCAGCCCGCCGTGACGAAACCAGTCAGCACGCGCACGTACACATTGAAGTTATGCCTGGCCCCTCTCACCCCTCCATCCGAACCGAGAAAGTAGGCTTCGAGGGCGGCGTTCCTGATGAGTTCAATCGACGTAGCGATGATCGCGCCGATAATTCCCAGCGACACGAGCAGGATCAGGCCCTTGGTCAGGCCGCTGGTCCGGGCGACGAAACGCTCCTTCCAGAGCATCGCGTCGTCTCCGCACGCCGGCCTCGGCAACAACCGCCTGGCCCTCGCCATGTTCTTCGCCAGTGATCCGACCCTCGAAGGTCCCCCTTCCTTTCGGAACCCCGGACGCAATCGCAGGACCGCCAGCAGCACGAAGACCGACCCGTAAACGATCTGGAGGCCAACCATCCAGGCCAACGTCTCAACATATTGCCCCATGCTCGCGCGGAAGCTCATGTTGAGGAACGAAATCGGACTGATCACGCGGATCCAGTCATTGATGGGTCGGCACCACTCGTAGACCCAATCCCAGGGCCAGGCCAGCAATGCCCTCATCTGCTCGATCATCGGCGGCATCACGAGGCCGACGATCGCGAGCATGTACGCCACGGAGACCGCCTCGCGGGGGCTCCTTGACGTGGTGGAGACGAGGATCGAGAGCCCGCCGAGGAAGTAGGCCAGCGAGAGACTGAGGGCCGCCGAGAGGGCGACCAGTCGCGGGTCGATCCCGCCGAAGAGCGTCAGCAGGCTCATGACGGGAAGGCCCAGCGCCACGAAGACGGCGATGTGCAGGAGGCGGGCGAACAGCTTGCCCAGGACGATCTCTCCGCTGGAGAGCTGGCTGGCCAGTAAATAGTGCAAGGTTTTACGTCGGCGTTCATCGGCGATCACCCCGGCCACCATCGCAGGGGTCAGGAAGACGATCGCGAGGATCTGGACGACGAGGATTGAGGAGAAGATATTGTAAGCATACGTGCTCATTTCTGCGATCGTCATCTCGGACGTATCGCCCCCGGGCATCATCGTCCCGAAGCGGCGCGCGTTGCTCATCGAGTTATAAGCCTGACCGACGACCCAGAGAAGGATCAGCACGTAAAACGCGCGAAGCGCGAAATAGCGGGTCCGGCGGGCGCCCGTGATCAGTTCGATCCGGAAGACAGGTCCAGGCCCCATGCCGCTCGCCTCCTCACAATCGTGCCGTTCGGATCGAGAGACACGCCGAGACTCAGGGGATGAACTCAATTCCATCCTCGTCGGCAGGCTTGAGCATCCGCATCCGCCGGGCATGGTCGGAAGGGCCGAGATCTCCGCGTTCCTCTTCCAGCGTACGAACCGACGAAACCCAGAGGAGGTAAGCCGCCACGCCGTACCCGGCCCAACCGACGAACCCCGCGACGAATCCCATTCCGTCGAATGCGTCGAACAGCGTGGGCAATTCCGACGAGCTAAACAGGCTGCCGCCCATCGCGACCAGCGGAGAAGCGGCCAGCATCCAGGCTGTGGCCATGATCAAGGGCGAGCAGCAAAAGATGCCGATGCTCAGCATGAGCATGATTCCCACCGCGAACGCCTGGGCCCGCCATGTCGTCCGACTCTTCAATGAGAGGAACAGACCGAGCGATGCCGAGAACGCGGCATAGACCAGGATGAGCAGCGTGAAGAGGATGACACCCAGGGGGTGCAAGGTCCCGAACCCACTCCCGATGGCGACGAGCAAGACGAGCACGAGAGCGGGGATCCATGCCCCGGCGAGTGCGCCGGCCGCCTTTCCCGCCAGGATTTCGCGAGAACTGAGATCCGTCGCGATGAGGCTGAGCCAGGTATCCCCCTCTTTCTCCGACGTGATCGAGGAAGAGGCGGCACTGGCGACGGAGAGCATCAGAATGGCTCCCCACGCCGTCGCAAACGCCCGTATGCCCATCGTCAATGCGAAGTCGGGCCCAAACATTTGCGGTCCGGGGGGCGGATTCTGGCTCCACTGCTGGAAGACGACCGCCGCGAGATTGAACACGGTGATCCCCGTGAACGCGAGCATCATGACGCCGAGCAAGAGGACCAACAAACGGGCCACACCGCGGGTGTGGGCATGCCTCTCCTTCCAGACCATGGGCCAGTTGCCCACGGCCCTGGCGCGACGGAATCGGGCCGGGATCGGCAGCCTCCAGCGGCCATTCTCGACGGGCGATTGCGACTCTCTGCGGCGGAATGCAGGGCGGAGTTGGAACACCGCCAGCGTCGTGAACACCAGACCCAGGGCCAACTGCAACCCGACCATCAACCACAAGGCCCCGAAGAAGGCGGACGATTTCCCCTGATAGAGATCCCCGAATCGCGAGAAGACCGCGGACGGATTGATGGCCCATAGGGCTTCGGACACTATACCCAGGGCGACCAGCAGGGGGGGCCAGGCGAAATCCGAGATCATCCACATCAGCCAGGCGACGCACGCCGATCCGAGGAGCCAGATCGCCTCGATCGCATACGAGATGAGGACCGCGTCGCGCACCCGCCTCGCCAGGGTTGAGGCCAGGAGCGAGATCGAAGCCAGGAAGAATCCGGTCGCCGCCGACCCCACGATCAGGGCCATCTCCAGCCACGGGTCGACGCCCCCCGCCAGGCTGAGGATCGCCAGGATGGGGACGATGATCGCGATGAAGATGAAGATGTGGAGCAGCCGCGCCAGCATCTTCCCCAGGACGATTTCCGAGCTTGGCAGCGGCGTGGCGAGCACGAAATGGAGCGTCTTGCGCTGGGTCTCATCGGCGATTACACCGGCGACCAGGACCGGGGTCAGCCCCAGAACGGTGATGATCTCGACATAGGCGACCATCCCGAAGGTCGCCAGGCCGACCGCCGCGATCTCCTGAAAGGACATCTCAGCCCCATCCATCATCCGGCGGTACTGGCCGAACCACATCAGCATGAAGCCGAGGATGGCGGTGGCGTAGACCGTCCGGAAGACGTAGTAACGCCTTCGTCGTGCGGTCGTCAGCAGTTCCATCGCGAAGACAGGACCGGGGAGCATCTGCGCTGAACCTCCGCCGGCATTGATGGATCAACGAGCGATGCACTCACGTCGGGTGCCCGTCGTCGGATACCTCGAATGGACGCGCCTCTCTGGCGTCTGGAAATTCCAGGTTCGGCGAGACCCATGGCACCGCATGAGGGCATGATGACCGGTTCAGCGCGTCGTGGGAAGGGGGAGCTTTCGAGGGTCGGGGATGACCATCAGGCCCTCGTCGGCGATCCCCACGGTGCAGGTCTGCCGCTGCCGCCACATCAAGGCCGTGAGGGCGCAGACGACGGCATCGATCTGGTGTTCCGAGGCCCGGGGGTGATTCAGGCCGGGGACCAGCGGCTTCAAGGCTCGATGGATCTTCCGGCGTCCTAGCTTTGTCTTCTTCGCCTGCCAGGGGAGGCCCAGCAGCTTGAGCGTGGCGAACGGGTAGACCTCCAGGGGGTCGAAGCCACGTTCGCGGAGTGACGCGTCGAGGATTGCACCCCGGCGTGCCAGCACCTTGATGAGCGCGGTGGCCAGAGTGGGCACGCCCATCCGTCCGAGTTCGCGTTCCAGGGCCCTGCTGCGCGTACCCGGGTCGACCCGACATCGGCAGTCGTCTTCGAGGCAGCAACGACCCGCCGGTCGAGTCAGCGGTGCGTTGATCGCGATCGTTCCGCGGCGCCCCGCCCGGCTCGCGAGTTCGAGAATCTCGTCGTCGGTCGAAGCCGCGACGAGGAGGTCCAGCCGGCCATCCCGCAAGATCGCCACGCCGGTCTCGCGGTGCGGCACTCCGGCCAGGTCGATGCCGACGCAGATGCCCGGCACCCTGGGTCTCATCCGCGTGCGTGCGACCATCGCCTGCGACCCTCACAAGGTCAAACTGCGTCGTCATCCAACGGTGACTGTTCGTAGTAGACGTGCCCTTCCAGGGTTTCCGGGCGACAGGCCATCTCGCCACGCGCGGCGGGGTCGTCGTGGGCGTACCGATATCCCTGGCCGTACCCCTGCGCCTTCATCAGGTTTGTCACCGCGTTGCGCAAGTGCTTGGGAACCGGCTCGCTTGCCGTCGCGGAGGCGTCCTCGGCGGCGGCCTGGTAGGCTCGCTTGATCGCGTTCGACTTGGGGGCGCCGGCCAGGTAGATGGTCGCCTGCGAGAGCGGATAGAGGCCCTCTGGCAGGCCGATGAGCTGCACGATTTGCGCCGCCGAAGCCGCCTGCACCATCGCCTGAGGATCGGCCATGCCGATGTCTTCCGAGGCCAGGATACAGAGCCTACGCGCGATGAAGACGGGGTCGGCCCCCCCTTCGATCAGGCGGGCGAGCCAGTACAGGCCGGCATCGACGTCCGAATTGCGCAGCGATTTAATGAGCGCGGAGGCGAGGTTGTAATGCTCCTCGCCCCCCTTGTCGTACGCGTAGCGGGCGCGGCCCATCGCCTCGATGAGCGTGGCCTCGCTCATGCGACGCGTGCCGTCCTCATCCGGAGGAGTCGCCCGGACGGCGGCCTCCAGCGAGGTGAGTGCTGAACGCGCATCGCCGCCGGAGCCCGCCGCAAGTCGGCCGATCAGGCCTTCCGCCATCTCGGGCGAGAGGTCCGCGAGGCCTCGGGCAGCGTCTGCGAGTGCCCGGCGAATCAGGGCGGCGATGTCGTCGGGGCTCAGGGGGTTGAGGACCATGACCCGGCAGCGGGAGAGAAGCGCACCGATGACCTCGAACGAGGGGTTCTCGGTCGTCGCTCCCAGCAGTGTGACGGTCCCATCCTCCACCGCGGGCAGGAGTGCGTCTTGCTGGGCCTTGTTGAACCGATGGATCTCGTCGATGAAGAGGATCGTCCGCTGGCCGCGGCGCCTGGCGTCGGCCGCCTCGCCGATGGCCTGGCGCAGGTCCTTGACCCCGGCCAGGACGGCCGAGATGGCCGCCAACCTCGCCCCGGCGTGGGCCGCCAGCAGCCGGGCCAGGGTCGTCTTGCCGGTCCCCGGCGGTCCCCAGAAGATCAAGGAGGGGGGGAGCGAGCCGCGTTCGAAGAGGCGGCGGAAGGCCCGGCCCTCGCCGACGAGATGTCCCTGGCCGACGTACTCCGACAGCGACCTCGGTCGCATCCGGTCGGCCAGCGGGGCCTCGCCCGGGTCGCCGTCGCCCGGGGCCGTGGCGTACGGCTCGCCCGCGGTGTGGCCCCTCGGCTCGGGCTCATCCGGGTCGCCGAAGAGATTCCTGTGGATCGTCCTGGCCATCCGCGTCTCGCCCTCCATCCTGGCGTGGCGTTGCAGGCCAGATTGTCGCAAGTCTCAACCGGCGTGGACAGGTGAAGCAGCGTCCGGCTCGGCCTGACCCGGTTCGGGGAAGAGGGGGAGATCCCTGGACGCCCGAATGGAGAGTGCCTTGAGCTTCCGACCCAGCCTTGCGCTGACGCCGGCGTGCGCGGCCTGGCTCTGGAGGAGGTGATACAGCTTGGGCCCCGCGACCGGGCCATACTTCGACGCATAGCTGGACAACCGCCGCATTCGTCGTCTCCAAATCAGCCCCATTCGTCGACCGTTTTCCACCCCTATTCTACGACCAAAGATCGCCGCAAGTTCGTTTGGCACCAACAGATTTCGTCGATTTTTCCCTTCCTTGAAAGTCAGGCCCCCGTTCACGGGCATGGGTGTGACGGTATAGTCTCAACAAGGCCCGACCGCGTCCAACCGACCGAGATCCTGGAGCTGCGTTTGATGGCGACCGCGTCGAACTCTCTGCTGGTGGTCGACGATGACGAGAACAACCGCGACATGCTCTCGCGCAGGCTCGCCCGGCGTGGCTATGACGTGACCTGCGCCGTCGACGGCCAGCAGGCCCTCGAGATGATCGCCGCGCGTCCGTTCGACCTGATCCTGCTCGACGTGATGATGCCGGGCATCAGCGGCTTCGAGGTGCTGAAGATCCTCCGCGAGACGTACTCGGTCACCGACCTGCCGGTCATCATGGCGACCGCCAAGGACCAGAGCGACGACATCGTCGCCGCGTTCCAGGCGGGGGCGAACGACTACGTCACCAAGCCGCTCGACTTCCCGGTGGTGACCGCGCGGGTGCAGACGCAGCTCGCCTTGAAGAATGCGGTCGACCAGGTGCTGGAACTGGAGAAGCACCTCAGCGAGCGGAATCGCGAGCTTGAGCAGGTCAATGGCAAGCTGGCGACGACCAATGCGAGGATGGAGAAGGACCTGAGATCGGCCGCGAGGATCCAGGAGTCGACCCTGCCCCGTTCGGTCCCCAAGGCGCCCGAGGCCGAGTTCGCCTGGCACTTCCGCCCCTGTGACGAGCTTGCCGGCGACGGCCTGAACGTCTTCAGGCTGGATAAACACCTGATCGGGCTCTATGTCCTCGACGTGAGCGGGCACGGGGTCGCGTCGTCCCTGCTGTCGGTGGCCCTTTCACGACTGCTGACGCCGATCATCGACCCGACGGCCCTTCTGCGACAGCCGGTGGAAGGTTCGGACGAGTTCCGCGTGGTGCCGCCCGCCGAGGTGGCCGACCAGCTCAACCGGCGGTTCAGCTTCGACGACACGACCGAGCAGTATTTCACGATCCTCTACGGCATCCTCGACCTATCCACGGGTCTGCTGAAGTATGCCTGCGCCGGTCATCCGGGGCTGGCCCTGCTGCCGGCCGATGGGACGCCTCGGATCCTAGAGACGCCAGGTTTCCCGATCGGATTCTCCGAGGAGGGCTACCCCGAGCACACGGTGCAGATGCACCCCGGGGATCGAGTGTTGCTCTACTCCGACGGAGTGAACGAGGCCATGGCCCCGGGCAACGAGCAGTTCGGCG
It encodes:
- a CDS encoding SpoIIE family protein phosphatase, with product MATASNSLLVVDDDENNRDMLSRRLARRGYDVTCAVDGQQALEMIAARPFDLILLDVMMPGISGFEVLKILRETYSVTDLPVIMATAKDQSDDIVAAFQAGANDYVTKPLDFPVVTARVQTQLALKNAVDQVLELEKHLSERNRELEQVNGKLATTNARMEKDLRSAARIQESTLPRSVPKAPEAEFAWHFRPCDELAGDGLNVFRLDKHLIGLYVLDVSGHGVASSLLSVALSRLLTPIIDPTALLRQPVEGSDEFRVVPPAEVADQLNRRFSFDDTTEQYFTILYGILDLSTGLLKYACAGHPGLALLPADGTPRILETPGFPIGFSEEGYPEHTVQMHPGDRVLLYSDGVNEAMAPGNEQFGGGRILESMSRARQEPLQQSLLSLMSDVETWVAGASLRDDISMLAVEYKGPA
- a CDS encoding replication-associated recombination protein A — its product is MARTIHRNLFGDPDEPEPRGHTAGEPYATAPGDGDPGEAPLADRMRPRSLSEYVGQGHLVGEGRAFRRLFERGSLPPSLIFWGPPGTGKTTLARLLAAHAGARLAAISAVLAGVKDLRQAIGEAADARRRGQRTILFIDEIHRFNKAQQDALLPAVEDGTVTLLGATTENPSFEVIGALLSRCRVMVLNPLSPDDIAALIRRALADAARGLADLSPEMAEGLIGRLAAGSGGDARSALTSLEAAVRATPPDEDGTRRMSEATLIEAMGRARYAYDKGGEEHYNLASALIKSLRNSDVDAGLYWLARLIEGGADPVFIARRLCILASEDIGMADPQAMVQAASAAQIVQLIGLPEGLYPLSQATIYLAGAPKSNAIKRAYQAAAEDASATASEPVPKHLRNAVTNLMKAQGYGQGYRYAHDDPAARGEMACRPETLEGHVYYEQSPLDDDAV
- a CDS encoding DUF429 domain-containing protein, whose product is MVARTRMRPRVPGICVGIDLAGVPHRETGVAILRDGRLDLLVAASTDDEILELASRAGRRGTIAINAPLTRPAGRCCLEDDCRCRVDPGTRSRALERELGRMGVPTLATALIKVLARRGAILDASLRERGFDPLEVYPFATLKLLGLPWQAKKTKLGRRKIHRALKPLVPGLNHPRASEHQIDAVVCALTALMWRQRQTCTVGIADEGLMVIPDPRKLPLPTTR
- a CDS encoding ABC transporter permease subunit; translation: MLPGPVFAMELLTTARRRRYYVFRTVYATAILGFMLMWFGQYRRMMDGAEMSFQEIAAVGLATFGMVAYVEIITVLGLTPVLVAGVIADETQRKTLHFVLATPLPSSEIVLGKMLARLLHIFIFIAIIVPILAILSLAGGVDPWLEMALIVGSAATGFFLASISLLASTLARRVRDAVLISYAIEAIWLLGSACVAWLMWMISDFAWPPLLVALGIVSEALWAINPSAVFSRFGDLYQGKSSAFFGALWLMVGLQLALGLVFTTLAVFQLRPAFRRRESQSPVENGRWRLPIPARFRRARAVGNWPMVWKERHAHTRGVARLLVLLLGVMMLAFTGITVFNLAAVVFQQWSQNPPPGPQMFGPDFALTMGIRAFATAWGAILMLSVASAASSSITSEKEGDTWLSLIATDLSSREILAGKAAGALAGAWIPALVLVLLVAIGSGFGTLHPLGVILFTLLILVYAAFSASLGLFLSLKSRTTWRAQAFAVGIMLMLSIGIFCCSPLIMATAWMLAASPLVAMGGSLFSSSELPTLFDAFDGMGFVAGFVGWAGYGVAAYLLWVSSVRTLEEERGDLGPSDHARRMRMLKPADEDGIEFIP
- a CDS encoding ABC transporter permease subunit is translated as MGPGPVFRIELITGARRTRYFALRAFYVLILLWVVGQAYNSMSNARRFGTMMPGGDTSEMTIAEMSTYAYNIFSSILVVQILAIVFLTPAMVAGVIADERRRKTLHYLLASQLSSGEIVLGKLFARLLHIAVFVALGLPVMSLLTLFGGIDPRLVALSAALSLSLAYFLGGLSILVSTTSRSPREAVSVAYMLAIVGLVMPPMIEQMRALLAWPWDWVYEWCRPINDWIRVISPISFLNMSFRASMGQYVETLAWMVGLQIVYGSVFVLLAVLRLRPGFRKEGGPSRVGSLAKNMARARRLLPRPACGDDAMLWKERFVARTSGLTKGLILLVSLGIIGAIIATSIELIRNAALEAYFLGSDGGVRGARHNFNVYVRVLTGFVTAGWLLAVAAAASASITSEREGDTWISLMASTLDPHEVLRAKLVGSIWSLLPIPLLMMVYWAIGLAVGSVHPFGAAVAFLELCLFTAFAVTLGVYFSLTMKSSARALAATVGTMIFLNGAYLFCIVPMMRNERMELFAGFGPFLVALALLTPTEYTQMWNGSAFTYRRDFGELIFASVLGSLWYGAGAALMFGLSHARFDEFVERPRRF